Proteins from one Chroococcidiopsis sp. CCMEE 29 genomic window:
- the lepB gene encoding signal peptidase I gives MSNVKKQVPDNNSPQEREGSWVGELGRTIGLSIVLALGIRTFVAEARWIPSESMVPTLQKYDKLIVDKLSYHFTSPQRGEIVVFSPTENIRKENPNLKDAFIKRIIGLPGDKVEVKGERVYINDQPLQEKYIEAPPQYQYGPVMVPANSYLVLGDNRNNSYDSHFWGFVPRENIIGRAIVRFWPPNRVGELN, from the coding sequence TCCTGGGTGGGGGAATTAGGAAGAACAATCGGCTTGAGCATCGTTCTGGCTTTAGGAATTCGCACCTTCGTTGCCGAAGCTCGTTGGATTCCTTCCGAATCAATGGTGCCGACGTTACAGAAGTATGACAAGTTGATTGTAGATAAGTTAAGTTATCACTTTACTAGCCCACAGCGGGGAGAAATCGTAGTATTTTCTCCTACAGAGAATATTAGAAAGGAAAATCCTAATCTCAAGGATGCATTTATTAAGCGGATTATCGGGCTGCCAGGAGACAAGGTCGAGGTTAAGGGAGAACGAGTTTATATTAACGATCAACCCCTACAAGAAAAGTATATAGAAGCTCCACCCCAGTACCAATACGGACCAGTCATGGTGCCAGCTAACTCCTATCTGGTACTGGGCGATAACCGCAATAATAGCTACGATAGCCATTTTTGGGGATTTGTCCCTCGTGAGAATATCATCGGTCGGGCAATTGTTCGCTTCTGGCCCCCCAACCGCGTTGGAGAACTTAATTAA